TCGGCGGTATGGTCGCCCCGCGATGCCCCGCGCATTTCCGAAGAAGCCCGCCGCTCCGCTCAACGTGACGCCCGTGCAGCACGCCGAGAAGACGGCCACCGTGCAGTCGTACCTGCCCGAGATCTTCAAGGGGATCGGCGCGTCGATGCGCCACTTCTTCAAGAACACGCGCGACATGGTGCGCGGCATCCGCCCCGATCCGGTGACGGAGCGCTGGGCCGACGGCGTGACGACGATCAGCTACCCGGAGCAGAAGCGCCCCTACCCGGAGCGCTTCCGCGGCGTGCACCGCCTCACGCTCCGCGACGACGACAGCCCGCGCTGCGTCGCGTGCCTCTGCTGCTCCACCGCGTGCCCGGCGCAGTGCATCTTCATCGAGGCCGGCGAGTACCCCGAGGGCGACAAGCGTCGCGGCTACGAGCGCTATCCGGTGAAGTTCGTCATCGACGAGCTGCGCTGCATCTTCTGCGGCTTCTGCGTCGAGGCGTGCCCCTGCGACGCGATCCGCATGGACACCGGCATCCACGCGGTGCCGTACGACTCGCGCGATCAGTTCATTTACCCGAAGGACATCCTGATGGGCCTCGCCGCGCGCGACGGTCAGAAGCAGACGGCGAACCCGCGCCACGAGCCGGGCGATCCGACCCATCCGGGCCTCACGCGCGATCACGTCCATCACTGAGGAGGGGCGGCGTGTCCGACACGGACATCACCGGCCGCACGAGCGCGCATCGCAACATCGCGCTGCGCTGTCCGGGCTGCGGTGCGTCGATGTCCGCGCTCGACCTCGAGGAGGCGAAGGCCGAGGTCGACGTCTGCCGCGCCTGCGGCGGCCTCTGGGTCGACTGGTTCGACGGCGAGGTCCGCACCATCGCGACCGAGACGTTGCGCGTCGACACCCCCGACCTCGCGCCGGAGACGGACCGGCGGAGCAACGATCCCGTCGCGATCGGCGCGTGCCCGCGCTGCTCGAAGCAGCTCGTCCCCGAGCGCTACGGCGTCACGATCGACGACCGCGCCGCGCGCGAAGATGAAGTGCAACGCGAAGAGGAGGCGCAGCTGCTCCGCTGCGAGGACTGCATGGGCGCGTTCGTCACGCGCGCGAGCGCCGAGGTCCTCGCGTGGCGGAGCGGCGCGGACGCGCCGCCGCCGAGCATGAGCGTGCCTCCGACCTCGGCCAAGCCGCTCCCATGGGACCGCTTCCTCCGCGTGCTGAAGGGCTTCCTCGGCCTCGACGCGAAGTAGCTCTCGTTCACTTCACGTCGGTGCGAGGGCAGCCGAAGACGAGGTCGACGCTGCCGGTGTCGTCGGCCTTCACGACGTCGCAGACCGCTTTGCACAGGATGACCTTCTTCGGCGCCGCCTCATTGTCGAAGTACCAGCCTTCGCCTTGCGGGGCCTTCGCGCAGCCCGCCTCGTTCGCGGTGTAGAGCATCTGCCGCGTGCCGCTCGGGGTCGTGTACGTGACGTTCGTCTCCTTCGGGTTGAGGTCGCCCGCGGGGATGTCGAAGTCGCACGGGATCGCGGTGCGCCGGATGTCCTCGAGCGCGGCGAGGAAGAGCGCCTGCGCGTTCGCGCTCGTGTCGACCAGCGTCGCCTTCGTCGTGCCGCCGGCGGCCGCGATCGCGTTGAGGGACGTGAGCTCGCTGCCGACGCCGATGACGAAGGTCGCGACCGGCGGCGTGCCCTCGAACGCGGCCCCCGCGATCGCGACCGCGTTCTCGAGCGTGTTCGGCTTCGCGCCGTCGTCGCTCGAGAGACAGGTGTCGTCCGGGAAGCCGTCGGTCGCGAGGACGATGACCGGCTTGCGGCCCGGCCGCGCGTTCTTCGCGAGGTAGGCGCTGAGCCCTTGAAGGAGCGGGACCATCGGCGTCCCGCCCGCCATCCTCTGCGAGGAGAGCGCCTCGTTGAGCGGACCGCGCGCCACCGGCTGGAGCGCGAGGTCGACCGCGAGCGCCTCGTAGTCGGGGACCGAGCACTGCTTGCGCAGCGGGAAGAACTGGAGGCCGACGCCGAGCTCCGCGTAGGCGGGGTTCGCGACGAAGGACTTCAGCGCGTCGCGGACGTTGATCCACTTGTCGTCGAAGTCCATCGAGAAGCTCGTGTCGAGCCCGATGACCATGTCGAGCGGCTGCTTCTCCGCCTTCTTCGACGTCGTCGCGCAGCCGCCCCCGCTCGTGCCCGACGCGCCGGAGCTCGACGTCGTCCCGCCGTCGCCGCTCGCGCCGGAGGAGGACGTGTTGAAGCCGCTCGTGCCGCTCGACTGCGCGCCGCTCGACGCGCCGTCGTCGTTGTCGCCGCTGTCGCCGCCGCACGCGACGACGACGAGGCCGATGCCGAGGAACGCGGTGATGAATGCATGACGCATGGCTCAGCCTCCACACTGCAGGGTGCCGCCGCAGAGATCGGGCTGGGGACCCGTTCGGCCGCGACAGGTGTCCTTCACGCACGTGCACCTGCCGGACGTGCACTTGAAGTTCGCGTTCGCGGCGCCGCTCGGGCAGCCGCAGGAGATCGTGCCGCCGCACTGGTTCGAGATCGTCCCGCACTCGCTACCCTCCGCCCGCGTCGGGCAGACCTTGGCGGTGCAGCACTTCTTCGGGCTCGCCGACGTGTTGCAGACCTTGCCGCCGGTGCAGCCGCAGCTCACCGTCCCGCCGCAGCCGTTCGCGAACGAGCCGCACTCGTCGCCGTTCTTGAGGACGTCGGAGCACTCGAACGGCGTCCCGGCCGGACACTCGCACGTGCCGGTCTGGCCCGCCGCCGTCTCGCTGCAGACGCGGCCGCCGGTGCAGTTGCAGTTGATCTTCTGGCCGATGCCGTTGTCGAGCTGCGTTCCGCACTTGCCGGTGTAGGGCGCGCTCGAGCACGTGAGCGCGGCCTTGCACTGTCCCGCGCCGTCGCCGGCGCCGCACTGGTGATCGCCGCACCAGCAGGTCCGGCCGCCGGCGCAGTTGCACGTCTGGTCGTCGCCGCAGCCGTTCGCGTCCTTGGTGACGTTGCACTCGCCGCCCTCGCCGCCGTTGCCGTTGCACGTCGCGGGCTGGCAGCAGGCTCCTCCGATGCAGCTCTGCGTGCCCCCGCAGTTGCCGCTGCACTGCACCATCGTGCCGGGCGGACGGCAGCTGTCCTGCACCGCCGCGCACGCCCCCGCGTCCTGACCGCTGCACGTGTGCGTGGGCGCGCAGCAGGTGCCGGGCGTGCCGTTCGGCGGGGCGCTCGCGGGCTGGCCGCTCGGGCTGTTCACGCAGGTGCCGCCGTTCAGGCAGCTCACGTCGATCGTGGCGCCGCAGCCGTCGGAGAGGCGCGTGCCGCACTGGCCCTGGCTCCGGTACGAGGCCACCGTGCGCGGCGAGCAGCAGATGCCGGTCGTGCTCGTCGCGGGCGCGGAGGCGACGCCGCCGTCGCGCGTGCAGCGGCCGCCGCTGGTGCACGCGCAGTCGACCGTGTTCTGGCCGCAGCCGTTCGGCAGATCGAGGCCGCACTTGCCGGTGTAGGTCGAGCACGTGTTCGTCGTGCAGCAGCTGTTCGTCGCGTTGTTGCAGACGCCGCCCGGGCACGTCCCGCACGTGAGCGTGCCGCCGCAGCCGTCGTCGAAGCGACCGCACTCGAAGCCCTCGAAGTCGTCGCAGGACTTCGGCGTGCACGGCGCGCCGCAGACGCCGTTGGCGTTGCAGACCTCGCCGCTGGGGCACGAGCCGCAGCTGATCTTCTTGCCGTTGCACGCGCTCGTGATCTCACCGCAGGTCCGGCCGAGGGCCTTGCACTCGTCGGGCTGCGCGGCGGGGTCGCAGCGGTTCGCGATGCCGCGCACGCCGCAGCTCTCGCCGCTCTTGCAGCCGTAGCCCGAGACCGCGTCGCAGTTCACGGTGCCGCCGCAGCCGTTCGAAATGACGCCGCACTCGAGGCCCTTTCGCGCCTTCGCCTCGTCGCACAGCTCCTTCGCCGGTCGCGGCGTGCACTTCGGCTCGCAGGTGTGAAACTGCGTGTTGCAGACGCGCGCGCCGCCGTCGGCGGCGGGCCCGCAGGACCCGCAGTCCTCGTAATTCGACGGCTTGTCCTCGCCGCAGCCGAGCCACGCGGAGCCGCACTCGTAGCCGAGGTCCTTGCACGTCACCGCCTGGCAGTCGCGGCACTTGTTCGTGTCGGGATCGCACTCCTTGCCGTCGGCGCAGCCCTTCGTCGGGCCGTCGGGGCAGTCGAGGTACTCGCCGCACGTGTTCTTCGCGGTGCCGCACTCGGCGCCGAGGTCGGCGCACGTCCGCTTCGGGGGCGTGCACGTGTTCGTCGCGAGATCGCAGGCCTGGACGCCGCCGTCTCCCCCGTCCGGCCCCTCGAGGTTCGGGCATCCGCCGCACGCGCGGACCTTGCCGGTGCAGATGTCGCGGACCGGCCCGCACTTGCCGCTGCAGTCGACCTCGCGATCGGGATCGATCCCCTCGCACTCGCTCGGAACGCCGCCCTCGTTGACGGGCGGGAGCCCGCCGTCGTTGACGGGCGGATCGCCGCTGCTCGTGCCCGGCGCGCCGTCGCCGCCGTCGACGCCGTTCGTGGCGCCGTCGTCGGCGTCACTTCCGCATGCGGCCACGAGGCCTGCGCCCGTGAAGAAAATGGACGCGATCACGACGAGGAAACGGGACGACGACGTGCGAGCGCTCATCGATCACCTCTCGAAAGGGGGGCGAAACGGTACAGGTTCGGGCGAGGTGTACGAGCGCGATCTGCACGCCGGCGCGATTTCGGTAGGAGGCCCCTGCACACGGACGCATCATGGCGGAGTGACGCTCGGCGAAGGAGGATCGGCCTATCGCCGCACCACGATGCGGTGCCCGGGCTGCGGAGAGGTGATGCGCGCCGAGAACGTGCCCTCCGCCGAGGTCGACGTCTGTGACGCGTGCGGCGGTCTCTGGATCGACTGGTTCGACGGCGACGTCCCGACCCTCGCCGCGGAGGCGGAGGCGGCGCGCGTCGAGCGCGGGACGCCGGTGCCTCCGGACGCGACGGCGACGCGAGGTGCCTGTCCGCGCTGCGGTCGCGCGCTCGCGCCGGACGTGTACCGCTTCCCGGACGCGCAGCCGGGCGAGCTCGTCGCGCACGTGGACCTCCTGCGCTGCGAGGAGTGCGCGGGGAGCTTCGTATCCCGATCGTCTTCCCATCTCATCCTGGACCGCGCGCAGAGCCCGCGGACGGTCGGCCTCTGGGAGGCGATCGTCGAGCTCCTGCAGCGGCTCGTCCGACGGCGGATTTAGCAGCATTTTCGCTCGCGATTTCGCTAAGCTGCGGCCGCTTTGAACCCGACGATCGAACTACTCCGCGGTGAGCTCGAGCGGCTTTTCACCCTCGACGAGATGACGCGCATGAGCGAGCGCCTGCTCGGCCTTTCGCCGCAGGAGGTGGGAGGCGCGAGCGCGAAGGGGAGCTTCGCCCTCGCCTTGACCGAGCGCTGCTTCGACGGCGATCGCATCGACGCCCTCGTCGACGTGATCCTCCACTCGAAGAAGGACGTCGACCCGCGCGTCCGCGACGTCGGCCAGCTGCTCGGCAGCGACGAGCTCGCGGCCGGCGCGGAGATCGGCGATTTCACGATCGAGCGGAAGATCGGCGAGAGCGACCTCGGCATCGTCTACCACGCGTTCCGCGCGGACGGCGCGGCGAAGGTCGCCTACGGCCTCCGCGTCCTGCGCCGCGAGGCGGCGCGCGATCGCCGCGCGGTCCAGCGCTTCCTCACCGCGAACCGCCTCGTCGGCACGGTGGAGAGCGAGGGCCTCCCGCGCTCGCTCGAGGCGGGCGAGCTCGTCCCCGGCACCTTCTACGTCGCGTACCAGTACGTCGACGCGCAGCCGCTCTCGGTGCGCCTCGCGCGGACCGGCCCCGTCGCGTACGCGGAGCTCCGCTCGATCCTCCGCGGCATCCTCGAGCCGCTCGCGGCGATCCACAAAGCGCACCTCGTCCACGGCGACCTGAAGACGGAGAGCATCCTGGTTTCGACGAAGACCGCGGATCCCGCGGTTCACCTCGTCGACTTCGGCTCCGACCGCCTCCGCTTCCGCGGCGTCGGGTCCGTCGCGCCGGAGATCGTCCGCGGCAAGGCGGCCGACGCGAAGAGCGACGTCTACGCCTTCGGCTGCGTCATGTACGAGCTCCTCACCGGCAAGCCGGTGTTCGAGAGCGACAACCCGACCGACGTCGCGTTCGCGCACCTCACGCGCGAGCCGGAGCCGCCGTCGGCGCGCGCGCCGAAGGGCTGGGTCAACGCGGAGCTCGACGCGTTCGTGCTCTCGCTCCTGCAGAAGGACCCCGCCGCGCGATTCACCGACGCCGGCGCCGTCCTCGCCGCGCTCGAGTCGATCGGGCGCACCGCGACGCAAGGCGGGGCCGGCCCCACCGTCACGCCCGAGCGCGTGCACTACATGATCCAGGAGCTGCTCCACAACCCGAGCGACCTCGAGACCGCGCTCAACCTCGAGCACGCGGTCGATCAGGGCGCCGATCCGATCCGCGTCGGCGAGGCGTTCGCGGCGGCGTCGACGCGCGTGATCGGACCGAGCCAGGACGCGGCCGGGCAGGCGCAGGCGCAGGAGACGCGGAAGACGCTCCTCTTCCGCGCGGCCCGCATCTTCGACGGCGCGGGCAAGGACAAGGCGCGCGCGGA
This sequence is a window from Labilithrix sp.. Protein-coding genes within it:
- a CDS encoding zf-TFIIB domain-containing protein: MSDTDITGRTSAHRNIALRCPGCGASMSALDLEEAKAEVDVCRACGGLWVDWFDGEVRTIATETLRVDTPDLAPETDRRSNDPVAIGACPRCSKQLVPERYGVTIDDRAAREDEVQREEEAQLLRCEDCMGAFVTRASAEVLAWRSGADAPPPSMSVPPTSAKPLPWDRFLRVLKGFLGLDAK
- a CDS encoding NADH-quinone oxidoreductase subunit I; translated protein: MPRAFPKKPAAPLNVTPVQHAEKTATVQSYLPEIFKGIGASMRHFFKNTRDMVRGIRPDPVTERWADGVTTISYPEQKRPYPERFRGVHRLTLRDDDSPRCVACLCCSTACPAQCIFIEAGEYPEGDKRRGYERYPVKFVIDELRCIFCGFCVEACPCDAIRMDTGIHAVPYDSRDQFIYPKDILMGLAARDGQKQTANPRHEPGDPTHPGLTRDHVHH
- a CDS encoding VWA domain-containing protein, whose amino-acid sequence is MRHAFITAFLGIGLVVVACGGDSGDNDDGASSGAQSSGTSGFNTSSSGASGDGGTTSSSGASGTSGGGCATTSKKAEKQPLDMVIGLDTSFSMDFDDKWINVRDALKSFVANPAYAELGVGLQFFPLRKQCSVPDYEALAVDLALQPVARGPLNEALSSQRMAGGTPMVPLLQGLSAYLAKNARPGRKPVIVLATDGFPDDTCLSSDDGAKPNTLENAVAIAGAAFEGTPPVATFVIGVGSELTSLNAIAAAGGTTKATLVDTSANAQALFLAALEDIRRTAIPCDFDIPAGDLNPKETNVTYTTPSGTRQMLYTANEAGCAKAPQGEGWYFDNEAAPKKVILCKAVCDVVKADDTGSVDLVFGCPRTDVK
- a CDS encoding zf-TFIIB domain-containing protein; the encoded protein is MTLGEGGSAYRRTTMRCPGCGEVMRAENVPSAEVDVCDACGGLWIDWFDGDVPTLAAEAEAARVERGTPVPPDATATRGACPRCGRALAPDVYRFPDAQPGELVAHVDLLRCEECAGSFVSRSSSHLILDRAQSPRTVGLWEAIVELLQRLVRRRI